A single region of the Calditrichota bacterium genome encodes:
- the pstA gene encoding phosphate ABC transporter permease PstA, whose protein sequence is MALVITLAMTAWVIFVILFKGLNFFWPGDIVSVDLQDGKSYMGELWDENETGNPETDQLQLKIGNRDIYGLDFIWLNKKDVTNTTYKNDAVTFEREEYGNFYGVIQDVHINERYFDNTTIDFFDEVEDAHKLALETSHRIEEIRNDVASLMIPSSELQREIALIEISSEAKTEESRTTIKKLYDEISFLEQEIEPQILAFNKELEELVLKDRANYLTVQEASGQTQKIAFSSIVRLYQPNEMGVFGKSVHYIAKVWEFVADYPRESNTEGGVFPAIFGTVLMVLLMSIAVVPIGVMAAIYLNEYANQGTIVRFIRLSVNNLAGVPSIVFGVFGLGFFVYVVGGSIDQLLFSDTLPEPTFGTGGILWASLTLALLTLPVVVVATEEGILAVPRANKEGALALGATKWQMIRNIVLPNAMPGILTGLILAISRGAGEVAPLMITGVVKLAPSLALDWSFPFLHLDRKFMHLGFHIYDVGFQSPNVEAAKPMVYSTALLLIIIVVLLNMFAIYVRNNLRKKFKTATF, encoded by the coding sequence ATGGCCCTGGTTATAACACTTGCAATGACAGCCTGGGTTATCTTTGTAATTCTTTTTAAAGGATTAAATTTTTTCTGGCCCGGTGATATCGTTTCGGTCGACTTGCAGGATGGAAAATCCTATATGGGTGAGTTGTGGGATGAAAATGAAACGGGTAATCCTGAAACAGATCAGTTGCAGTTGAAAATTGGTAACCGTGATATTTATGGACTGGATTTTATCTGGCTCAACAAAAAGGATGTGACCAATACAACATATAAAAATGATGCGGTTACTTTTGAGCGTGAAGAATATGGAAATTTTTATGGCGTAATACAGGATGTTCATATAAATGAGCGTTATTTTGATAATACCACAATAGACTTTTTTGATGAGGTGGAAGATGCGCATAAATTGGCTCTTGAAACCAGCCATAGAATTGAGGAAATACGCAATGATGTAGCCAGTTTAATGATTCCGAGTTCTGAGCTGCAAAGGGAAATAGCCTTAATTGAAATATCATCGGAAGCAAAGACAGAGGAATCGCGTACAACGATAAAAAAACTGTATGATGAAATCTCTTTTCTTGAACAGGAAATTGAACCACAAATATTGGCTTTTAACAAAGAGCTTGAAGAATTGGTTCTAAAAGATCGGGCCAATTATTTAACTGTGCAGGAGGCATCCGGCCAGACTCAAAAAATAGCGTTTTCATCTATTGTTCGTTTATATCAGCCAAATGAAATGGGCGTGTTTGGAAAATCAGTCCATTATATTGCAAAAGTGTGGGAGTTTGTCGCGGATTATCCACGTGAGTCCAATACAGAAGGTGGTGTTTTCCCTGCAATTTTCGGAACGGTTTTGATGGTACTTTTAATGTCAATCGCCGTGGTACCAATTGGTGTTATGGCGGCGATCTATTTAAACGAATACGCCAATCAGGGAACCATTGTCCGCTTTATCCGCCTTTCGGTAAACAATCTGGCCGGCGTTCCAAGTATTGTGTTTGGGGTTTTTGGGCTTGGTTTTTTTGTATATGTTGTCGGTGGTTCAATCGATCAACTTTTATTTAGCGATACTTTGCCGGAACCAACTTTTGGTACGGGTGGAATTTTGTGGGCTTCTTTAACACTGGCTCTATTAACTTTGCCGGTGGTTGTGGTTGCCACCGAAGAAGGAATTTTGGCAGTTCCGCGGGCCAACAAAGAAGGCGCATTGGCTTTGGGCGCCACAAAATGGCAAATGATCCGCAATATCGTTTTACCAAATGCAATGCCCGGTATTTTAACAGGATTAATTTTGGCTATTAGCAGGGGCGCCGGTGAAGTCGCGCCGTTGATGATAACCGGTGTTGTAAAACTTGCGCCATCTTTAGCACTTGATTGGAGTTTCCCGTTTTTGCATTTGGACCGGAAGTTTATGCACCTTGGTTTTCATATTTATGATGTTGGCTTTCAATCTCCAAATGTTGAAGCAGCCAAGCCAATGGTTTATAGCACGGCTTTACTATTAATTATTATTGTTGTTCTGTTAAATATGTTTGCCATTTATGTGCGCAACAATTTGAGGAAGAAATTTAAAACTGCGACTTTTTAG
- a CDS encoding ABC transporter permease subunit, which translates to MSLKKSAFRKKVENADRNARWIITFGGYAIIVNIIAILLFLIYQSLPLSFGATIEKWLSIPSVENNQNILLTGIDPYLEVFYEIDENGIVRFYNIESKQNIKTSSLPLFENEKLLSSAKGSGLKELFSVGSDSGRIITANIEMRAVYTDSGRSIIPSLEIQEELQVSAVHDTVPNHIEKTGFTENEDGSRLWVWVDHTNALHLRVYDADMEEEYFYNLSDDINKEEVTALSLSQNAENLVISTSSKNVFWFDLSDLEEPIVKDRFLTDAIVTDVKYLLGDQAIVLAGENGSVSTWFPIRTPANLFKFRKVHDFESHAASVTQIWVSARNRNFLTVDKKGNAKLHYSTTGQTEVEFKAAEFPIKTGTFSPKSNAIFVLDSQNQFGLFKLENQHPETNLETLFSPVWYEGYSDAQFVWQSTGGSDEFEPKLSLIPLIFGTLKGTLFAMIFSIPLALLAAIYVSRFAPRNLARQIKPVVEIMAALPSVVIGFLAGLYFSPFFEKYLMVIILFVILLPLFFLVTMFFIQRIPDGIRSKMPAGVEILFTIPIGIITYLFAMTFSQGFENLLFDGNFQQWVYQVLNVTYETRNSIVVGFALGFAVIPIIFTVSEDALSNVPESLTSASLALGASPWQTVRRVVLPAASGGIFAAIMLGLGRAVGETMIVLMATGNTPILDLNPFNGFRAMSACIAVEIPEAPVGGTLYRVLFFTGLLLFIFTFVLNTLSSLIGDKLRKKYARF; encoded by the coding sequence TTGAGTTTAAAAAAATCCGCCTTTAGGAAAAAAGTAGAAAACGCTGACCGTAATGCAAGATGGATTATTACATTTGGCGGATATGCCATTATTGTTAACATAATAGCAATTTTACTTTTCCTAATTTATCAAAGCCTTCCGTTAAGTTTTGGTGCCACAATTGAAAAATGGCTTTCAATTCCATCTGTAGAAAATAACCAGAATATTTTACTTACAGGAATTGATCCATATCTTGAAGTTTTTTATGAAATCGATGAAAACGGGATTGTTCGATTTTACAACATTGAAAGCAAGCAGAATATTAAAACATCCAGCTTACCGTTATTTGAAAATGAAAAGCTTTTGTCATCTGCAAAAGGAAGTGGCCTCAAAGAATTGTTTTCTGTTGGAAGTGACTCCGGACGAATAATTACTGCCAATATTGAAATGAGGGCAGTCTATACGGACAGTGGTCGTTCGATCATTCCATCGCTTGAAATTCAAGAAGAGCTACAAGTATCAGCAGTTCACGATACGGTTCCAAACCATATTGAAAAAACTGGCTTCACTGAAAATGAAGATGGCAGCAGGTTATGGGTCTGGGTTGATCATACAAATGCACTTCATTTGCGTGTTTATGATGCAGATATGGAAGAAGAATATTTCTATAACCTAAGCGACGATATAAATAAAGAAGAAGTAACTGCTTTGTCTTTGAGCCAGAATGCAGAAAACCTTGTAATCTCCACTTCAAGCAAAAATGTGTTTTGGTTCGATTTATCGGATCTTGAGGAACCGATCGTTAAAGACAGGTTTCTAACAGATGCAATTGTGACGGATGTAAAGTATCTGCTTGGCGACCAGGCTATTGTTCTTGCAGGAGAAAATGGATCTGTTTCAACCTGGTTTCCAATCCGTACACCGGCAAACCTATTTAAATTTAGAAAAGTTCATGATTTTGAATCTCACGCGGCAAGTGTTACACAAATATGGGTTTCTGCGCGTAACAGGAATTTTCTTACAGTAGACAAAAAAGGCAATGCCAAGCTTCACTATTCCACAACAGGGCAAACAGAGGTTGAGTTTAAGGCGGCTGAATTTCCAATAAAAACCGGAACATTTTCACCGAAATCAAATGCTATTTTTGTTTTGGATTCTCAAAATCAGTTTGGATTATTTAAGCTGGAAAACCAACATCCTGAAACCAATTTGGAAACACTGTTCAGCCCGGTTTGGTATGAAGGATATTCCGATGCTCAGTTTGTCTGGCAGTCTACGGGTGGCAGCGATGAGTTTGAGCCTAAGCTCAGTTTAATCCCCTTAATTTTTGGAACGCTAAAAGGCACCTTGTTTGCCATGATCTTTTCAATACCGCTGGCTTTGTTGGCTGCGATTTATGTTTCGCGTTTTGCTCCAAGAAACCTGGCCCGGCAAATTAAACCGGTTGTAGAAATAATGGCGGCACTACCCAGCGTTGTGATCGGTTTTCTGGCAGGATTATACTTTTCTCCATTTTTTGAAAAATATTTAATGGTTATCATTTTATTTGTCATTTTGTTGCCGCTTTTTTTCCTGGTCACGATGTTTTTTATTCAGCGTATCCCAGACGGGATAAGATCTAAAATGCCCGCTGGAGTCGAAATTTTATTTACGATCCCCATTGGAATCATCACTTATCTCTTTGCCATGACATTTAGCCAGGGATTTGAAAATCTCTTATTTGATGGCAATTTTCAGCAATGGGTTTACCAGGTATTAAATGTTACCTATGAAACACGCAACAGCATCGTTGTAGGATTTGCACTTGGTTTCGCCGTAATACCAATCATTTTTACTGTTTCTGAAGATGCCTTGTCCAACGTTCCTGAATCGCTCACATCGGCATCATTGGCTTTGGGTGCATCGCCCTGGCAAACTGTACGCAGGGTTGTTTTACCGGCAGCATCCGGAGGGATATTTGCTGCGATTATGCTTGGTTTGGGCCGCGCAGTTGGTGAAACAATGATTGTATTGATGGCAACAGGCAACACGCCAATTTTAGATTTAAATCCGTTTAACGGATTCCGGGCGATGAGTGCATGCATTGCTGTCGAAATTCCTGAAGCTCCGGTTGGCGGGACTCTGTATCGTGTTTTGTTTTTTACAGGATTATTACTTTTTATTTTTACTTTTGTGCTTAATACGCTTTCATCCTTAATCGGAGATAAATTGCGTAAGAAATATGCGAGGTTTTAG
- a CDS encoding phosphate ABC transporter substrate-binding protein, with protein MKKIILSALIFVMALTQISIAQNVKVDSKIEKYKKVSGISGNANSIGSDTMNNLMALWLEGFRKYYPLVNVQIEGKGSSTAPPALIEATAQFGPMSREMKSKEKDAFDKKYGFKPTQIRTSLDALAIFVNKDNPIECLSLEQADAVFSKTRKRGFAKDVKTWADLGLTGEWAKQPIRSFGRNSASGTYGFFKKKVLKKGDYKDSVKEQPGSASVVQGITEDKFAIGYSGIGYKTSGVKTVALAKKEGADCFDGGYANVVSKKYPLARFLNLYIVKDPVKPMDPLVKEFIKYILSYEGQEIVVKDGYLPLTYEVVQEELAKLK; from the coding sequence ATGAAGAAAATAATTTTAAGTGCTTTGATTTTTGTAATGGCATTAACACAAATCAGCATTGCCCAAAATGTAAAAGTCGATTCAAAAATTGAAAAGTATAAAAAGGTATCCGGAATTTCAGGGAACGCAAACAGTATTGGTTCTGATACAATGAATAATCTGATGGCCCTTTGGCTGGAAGGTTTTCGGAAATATTATCCGCTGGTAAATGTACAAATCGAAGGTAAGGGTTCTTCCACCGCACCACCGGCACTAATTGAGGCAACGGCCCAGTTTGGTCCAATGTCACGCGAAATGAAATCCAAAGAAAAAGATGCTTTTGATAAAAAATATGGATTTAAGCCAACTCAAATCAGGACATCATTAGATGCACTGGCAATTTTTGTAAACAAAGACAACCCTATAGAATGCCTAAGCTTAGAGCAGGCAGATGCGGTCTTTTCTAAAACACGTAAGCGTGGATTTGCCAAGGATGTTAAAACCTGGGCCGATCTTGGTTTAACCGGAGAATGGGCAAAGCAGCCTATCCGTAGTTTTGGACGTAATTCTGCAAGCGGAACATATGGTTTCTTTAAAAAGAAAGTGCTTAAAAAAGGTGATTATAAAGATTCTGTAAAAGAACAACCTGGTTCAGCTTCGGTTGTGCAGGGAATTACTGAAGATAAGTTTGCCATCGGTTATAGTGGAATTGGTTACAAAACCTCGGGTGTTAAAACTGTTGCTCTGGCTAAAAAAGAGGGCGCAGATTGTTTTGATGGTGGTTATGCAAATGTGGTAAGCAAGAAATACCCGTTGGCGCGTTTCTTAAATCTCTACATCGTTAAAGATCCTGTAAAACCAATGGATCCACTTGTAAAAGAGTTTATTAAATATATCCTGAGTTATGAGGGACAGGAAATTGTTGTAAAAGATGGCTATCTGCCATTGACTTATGAAGTTGTTCAAGAAGAATTAGCAAAATTGAAATAA